Part of the Petrotoga olearia DSM 13574 genome, GTAAGAATCAACCGCATCCATAAGTTCATATATCTTTTGTGTCCAAGGACCATCTGGGTTATCTTCTTCCAATGCCTTTAGAGCTGAGCCCCTTATAACTGGAACTTCATCTCCTGGGAATTCGTAGCTACTTAGAAGGTCTCTAACTTCCATTTCTACTAAGTCTATTAATTCTTCGTCATCAACCATGTCAACTTTGTTTATAAAAACAGTTATAGCTGGAACGTTAACCTGCCTTGCTAACAAAACATGTTCTCTCGTTTGTGGCATAACACCATCAGTTGCGGCTACAACCAAGATAGCTCCATCCATTTGCGCTGCACCAGTTATCATATTTTTTATATAGTCTGCGTGACCTGGACAATCTATATGTGCATAATGTCTTTTTTCTGTTTGATATTCAACGTGTGAAACGCTGATGGTGATTCCTCTTGCTTTTTCTTCAGGGGCTTTATCTATCATGTCAAAAGGTGTGAAGTCTGCTCCACCTTTGTAAGATAAAGCTTTGGTTATAGCTGCGGTTAAAGTTGTTTTCCCATGGTCAATATGACCGATAGTCCCTACGTTCATGTGTGCCTTTGCCCTAACGAACTTCTCTTTAGCCATTGTTCTATCTCCTCCTTGTAAATTATTATTATACGGTCTTTAGAAATTTTAAAATGGTATATTATAGCTCCCCTTCGATCCCAATTTGAACCTTATTCCCTACTTAAAAGTTTTTGAGTTACTTGCTCAGGAACTTCTTCATAATGAGAAAATTGAATCGAACTGGTTGCTCTTCCTTGCGAAAGAGATCTCATTATGGTGGCGTATCCAAATAGTTCTGATAACGGAACATAAGCATGTACTACTCTGATGTTCGTTCCTCCAACGTTTTCAAAACTTTCTATTCTTCCTCTTCTTGAGCTTAAATCTGCAATTATATCCCCCATATATTCTTCAGGAGTTGTAACGTCAACTTTCATGACAGGCTCTAACAAAACTGGTTTGGCTTTTTTAACAGCATCTTTAAAAGCCATAGATGCAGCTATTTTAAAGGCCATTTCTGAAGAGTCAACTTCATGGTAGGAACCGTCAAAAACTTCCACTTTCACAGCAACCATTGGATATCCTAATAAGACACCATCGAGCATACTTTCTTTTACACCATTCTCTATGGCTGGTATATACTCTTTTGGTATGACTCCTCCTACTATTTTATCCACAAATTCGAATTCTTTTTCACTATTCAGAGGCAACGGTTCAACTCTAAGTTTAACATGCCCATACTGTCCTCGCCCTCCCGTTTGCCTGATATATTTTCCTTCAGCTTCGGCTGGGAGTTTGATCGTTTCTTTGTATGCCACACGCGGTTGGCCTACTTTAACGTTCACCTTGTATTCTCTTTTAATTCTCTCAATGATAATATCTAAGTGCAATTCTCCCATTCCGGATAATATAGTTTCTCCGGTTTCATGATCAACAAAACTTCTTAAACTTGGGTCTTCCTCTGTTAAAGCATTAAGAGCTTTCCCCAATTTGGCTTCATCATCTTTGGTTTCAGGTTCAATGGAAACCGAAATAACGGGTTCTGGGAACTCCAGTTTTTCTAAAACCATGTTACATTCTTTATCTGAGAGTGTATCCCCAGTAGAAGTATCCTTTAAACCAATTAATCCAACAATGTCTCCAGCCCTTATGTAATCAACTTCTTCCCTTTTGTCAGCGTGAAGAAAAACAAGTCTAGCTACCCTTTCTGTTTTATTTTTTGTGGTATTGACTACATAACTACCCTTCTTTAAAGTTCCTGAATAGACTCTGGCAAAAGTTAACTTACCAATAAACGGGTCAGCCATAATCTTAAAAGCTAAGGCGAAAAAATCTTCGCTTTCGGAGGGAAGAACGTCTTTTACAAACTCTCCCGTCATTCCATCGAATGCTTTAACAGGAGGCATATCTAAAGGAGAAGGAAGATAATCAATAACTGAATCCAATAATGGTTGAACACCTTTGTTTTTAAAGGAGCTCCCACAAAGGACGGGCACTATTTTATTTTGAATGGTTGATTTTCTTATCGCTTCTTTTAATTTATCCACAGGAATTTCTTCTTCTTCTATATAAAGTTCCATTATGTCTTCATCAACTTCTGCAATTGTGGCAATTAAATCCTCTCTCTTCGATTCACAAAAATCTATTAAATCATCTGGAATACTAGTTCTTTCAATTGTTTGACCATTTTCATCTTTCCAATATAGTGCCTCCATCGTTAGCAAATCAACTACGCCTTCAAAATCCGACTCAGAACCTATTGGTACTTGTAAAGCTATAGGATTTGCCCCCAACTTATCTTTCATTGTTTGTATAGCGTTAAAAAAATTTGCCCCAATTTTATCCATTTTATTCATAAAGGCAATTCTTGGCACTTGGTATCTGTCAGCTTGCCTCCAGACTGTTTCAGATTGTGGTTCAACCCCAACTTGAGCGTCAAAAACGGCAATAGCACCATCTAAAACACGTAATGATCTTTCAACCTCAACTGTAAAATCAACGTGGCCTGGTGTATCAATTATATTTATCCTATGATCCTTCCAAAAGGCAGAAGTTGCCGCCGAGGTTATGGTAATACCTCTTTCTTTTTCTTGATCCATCCAATCTGTTTCGGTTGTACCTTCATCAACATTTCCCAATTTGTGTTTTGTCCCCGTATAAAATAAAATTCTTTCGGTAGTAGTTGTTTTTCCTGCATCTATATGGGCAACTATTCCTATATTTCTTATTTTTTCTATGGGGTATAATCTTTCTTTCAAAACAATCCCTCCTACTAAACTGCTATACTACCATCTGAAATGTGCAAAAGCTCTATTCGCTTCAGCCATCCTATGAACATCTTCTTTCTTTTTCACAGAAGGTCCTGTATTGTTATACGCGTCTATCAACTCTTGAGATAGTTTGCTAATCATATCTCTGCCTTTTTTCGATTGCGCAGAAGTAACTATCCATCTTATAGCTAAAGAAGTAGCTCTATTTTCAGGTACCTCAAAAGGTACTTGATATGTTGAACCTCCGACCCTTCTTGATCTGACTTCTACTAAAGGTTTAACATTATCTATTGCTTTATGAAAAGCCTCTATGGGATCTTCTTTTGTAGTTTCAGCCAATTTTTGCAAAGAAGAATACACTATTTCTTGAGCTAAAGATTTTTTCCCATCATACATCAACCTATTTATAAATTTAGAAAGCAAAACATCTCCATAAACAGGATCTGGAACTATGTCTCTTTTTTCAGCAGTTCTTCTTCTCATTCAGTAAAGAGCCTCCTTATTAAGCCTTTGGTTTTTTGGTACCGTATTTGCTTCTACCTTGTTTTCTACCTTCAACACCAGCAGCGTCCAAAGTTCCTCTGATTATCTTATACCTTACGCCAGGCAAATCCTTTACCCTTCCACCTCTTACCAAAACGTTAGAATGTTCTTGCAGATTATGACCTTCTCCTGGTATATAACAAGTTACTTCAATTCCATTCGATAGTTTAACCCTTGCAATCTTCCTTAAAGCTGAATTAGGCTTTTTCGGGGTCATAGTTGATACTCTTACACAAACACCCCGTTTTTGAGGGTTACCTCGTAATGCAGGAGATTTGGTCTTTTTCTTTACAGATTTTCTTCCATATCTTATTAATTGATTAATCGTTGGCACTTAGATTTTTCTCATCTCAAGGGGAACCACTAAAATAATACCCTCGAAAATGAGAGTTCACCTCCTTCTGCTTTATTTTAATTACTTATTGATAGAATGTATGGTTTTCATATATTTTAAAAAATAGAAAAACGCCAGTGGATATTTTACATTATTAGACCTTAATTAAAAATTAATTAAATATAACAATTTAAATAATATACTGTTATTTATAATTGATTCTCAAAAGATTGACCATTTCCTCTGGAATTTTTTTGATAAAGTCGTTTTCTTTTTTAACAAAATAAAACGAATTTTTTAGATAAGGGTTGGTTGTACCAGTTAATTGTTTTAAAATGTATAATTCATTCTTTGCCCTTGTAATAGCAACATAGAAGAGCCTTTCTTCTTCTTCTAATTTTTGTTCCTTAATTGCAAGTCCGTTGGGAAAATCTCCTGGGTTTACAGATATGAGAATAACTACTTTCCACTCCAACCCTTTTGCCCCATGAACCGTTGTCAAAGTCAACTTATTTTCATCTTTATCTCTGCTTGGAGCCATTACCCCAATCTCTTCGCTAAGCGTCAAATCTTCTATAAAAGCACTTACGGAATCGTATCTACTAGCAATTTCACTAAATCTTTCAATATCCATGTTTCTAGATTTAGAATCCGTAAAGGTTAAGAAAGAATATTCTTGGTAGAAATCCTGATAAACAATATCTATCAACTCGTCAGGAGTACTTTCTTTCTTTTCAAAAAGTTTTGTCAATAATTCAAGGGGTGTTTTGAATTTATTTATTTCAGTTTCTTTCAATATATTTGAGATGTTATCCTGTTCTTCATTTATTTTGGTTTCTAATTCTTCATAAATCCTGGTTGCTGTTTTGTTACCAATTCCAGGGAATAATTTTAAAACTCTCATCCATGAAATCTTATCTAAAGGATTGTTTAATATCTTTAAAAAAGCTAATATGTCTTTAATATGGGCGGTTTCGATGAATCTCAACCCAGATAGTATTCTGTAAGGAATCCCTTTTGAATCCAATTTTTGTTGTAATACCATTGATAACGAATGTGATCTATATAGTACTGCGATATCTTTGTACTCTAAACCTTCTTTTAATTTATCTTCTATGATTTTGACTACGGCATCGGCTTGTTCTAAATCGTCAAAAGTTTCCACAACAAAAGGTTTTAAATAACTTTTTCTTTTGGGTTTGAGGACTTTAGGAACAGAGTTAGACGGCATTAGATGATTAATAAAGCCTACTATATCAGAGGTACTTCTGTAATTACTTTGTATTTTGAAAACTTTTGTTCTCTCATCTTCAATGAAATCTTTTATGTTTTTAAATAAAGCCCCTCTGAATGAATATATGCTTTGGGAGTCGTCTCCAACAACTATCAAATTCCCATGAACCGAGGATAGAGCTTCAACCAATTCGATTTGAATTTTGTTTGTATCTTGAAATTCGTCAACTAAAACGTATTTAAATTGGCTTGAACACTTTTTTAGTACTTCTGGATGAGTTTTGAATAAAACTAAAGTATTCACTAATAGATCGTCGTAGTCCATGGCGTTCATATCTTTTTTTAATTGGGTATATATACCCCAGATTTGTTCAATGTCTCTTTCGAAATTCAACAAATAGGGGGCCCTTTCAAGTATGGCTTCTCTTAAAGAGGTCAATGTGTTACATGAATAACTTATAATTTTCATTATTACTTCTTCTTTGGGAAGTTTGTAATTATCACTGATTTCTTTGATGTACTCACTTTTAGCCATTTTCAATAAATCTTTTGAATCTTCTTTGTCGAGAATGCTGAAATTATTTTTGTAATCTAAAATTGTGGCATACTTTCTGAGAATAGAATTACACACATGATGAAATGTACCCGCGAGCATTTTGTCCAAATTTCTGTTAGTTACATTCTTTACTCTTTCGATCATTTCCCTTGCTGCAGCTCTAGTGAACGTAACTAGCAAAATATTTTCAGGTTCGACTCCATTATTTAACAAATACGCTATTTTATAGGTTATTACTCGAGTTTTTCCAGAGCCTGGACCTGCAACTATTATCGATCTTCCTTCTGATTTTATAACAGCTTCTTTTTGTTCCTCATCTAACTCGTTTTCTAGAAAAGAGGGGAACCTTTCCTTAACCCCGTTCGGGGTGTTCCCTTGAACCCCCTTCGGGGTGTTTTTTTCTCCCAAAAAGAGGAAATCATTCCCCTTATTTTTCTCCATTTATTTACACTCCCATTATATATCATACATCTTTTTTTCTATCATATCGCTTATTTCTTTTAATTGCAAGCTTCTGGAAGGATGCCTTAACTTCCTTAGAGCTTTTACTTCAATCTGTCTTATTCTTTCTCTTGTGACATTGAAGAAGCTTCCAACCTCTTCGAGTGTTTTCATTTTCCCATCAAGTAAACCATATCTCATTTTTAACACCGTGGCTTCCTTTGGCCTTAAAGATTCCAGAACTTTTTCGATTTCTTCTTTGAGTATCATTCTTACTGCAATTTCCTCTGGTTGATCGGCTTCAGAGTCTTCTAAAAAATCTCCAATATAGGCGTCTTCGTCATCAGAACCACTTATCGGAGCATCTACGGAAATGATCTCTTTAGTAGCCAATAAAATTTCATCCATTTTTTCCAACGGTTTATCCAGTAATTCGGCTAACTTTTCGGTAGTGGGGTATTCGCCTGTTTCTTGGAGATGTTTTCTAATAACTATATTCATCCTGTTTATAGTTTCAACCAAATGAACAGGTATTCTAATTGTCCTAGCTTGATCAGCTATAGCTCTTGTTATTGCTTGCCTAACCCACCAAGTAGCGTAGGTTGAGAACTTAAAACCTCTTTTCCAATCAAATTTTTCTACAGCTCTAATTAAACCAATATTCCCCTCTTGAATCAAATCTAAGAATGTTAATCCTCTTCCCATATATCTTTTTGCTATACTTATTACCAATCTTAAATTTGCTTTCACCAATTCGTCTTTGGCTTTTTTGTCGCCTTTTTTAGCTCTTATCGCAAGCTGTCTTTCCCTTGAAGGGGTTAAAAGTTTGATCCCTCCTATTTCCCTTAAATAAATCTTTATGGGTTCATTTACAGCAGAGTTATCAAATATCTGTGATTCCCTTTCTTGAAAAAGCTCTTCCAAATCCTCATTAAAGAATTCTTCTTCCTGTTGGACCTGATCTTCTTGGGAAGATTCAATGATTTCTATTCCTTCGGATTCTAATTTTTCATAAATCTTTTCTAAAAAGTTTCCGTCAATTACATCAGATAAATTATGAGGTATACATTCATCTATATCTTGATAAGTTATGGTATTATTTTTCTTTTTTGCTATTTTTACGAGATTCTCCAAACCTTTTTCAAGTTCTTCTATATAACATTCTTTGTCTCTTTTAACCCTGATTTTATCTTGATCAACGATCTCTATTTTTTCAATTTCTTCTATTAATTCTGAAAAATCCACCTTGTTTTTAAGCTTTTCCATCGATTGGTTTACCTCCATAGGATAGTTATTAGATCGTTTTTGAAACATATAAAATCCATTTTTAAAAATATGAAATCTACTATTCAATTGATTGTTTTTAGTTTAGAATAAAGTTGTATGATTTCAGACGTAATATTCGTTTTCTCCGAAAGATCTTTTGTTTCATGAAGTTTTTTCTTCAATTCTTCTATTTGTTGGTTTATTTTAGTTCTTCTAATACTTTCTTTTAATGAAGAAAGAATTCGCTCAGGATTAAAGAAATATTCTATCTTCCAAACTTCTACTATCAAATCACTTAGTTCTTTTGAAGAATTTTCAAGTAGATACCCAATATCTGAGTTTTGTGAGGTTAAAGTAAAAAATTCCTTGAGTAATTTATTGGAAAAATCCTCCTCGCTGAAATTATTTTTGAGTATCTCTCTGTATTGAGGATATTTAATCCATAGGAATAAATAAGATTTTGCAATATCGTGTCTTATATCCTTTTCTACGTAAACGGTATCTTTCGATTGTGAATAAGATTCACTTGAAGCAGAACTTTCAGGTATGAGAGCAGACGTTCTTTCTAAAATTTTTTGAATGTACTCGGTACCTTTTCCCGTCTTTTTTGAAATATTTTCTATAAAACCTTGTAAATAACTTATTCTTCCAACATCTTCGATTTTTTTATACCATCTTGACATTTCTTTCAAATATTTCTCTAAAGCGAATTCATTACTTAAATCGTATTTTTCTGCATAATAATCTACGATGAATTCATGAAACTTGTATGAGCTCTTTAATATTTCAGCGATGTATTTGTTATCGTGTTTTTTGGTTAGTTCATCTGGATCTTTAGCAGGATACTTCGAAACTGCTATTTGAAAGTCTTTAGCAAATAAAGCATCGATAGTGGATAAAGTGGCTTTTCGACCTGATTCATCCATATCGTACATTGTGACAACTTTGTTAGTTGCTTTCAACAATTCAAGGGCATGATCTTTTGTAAAAGCAGAACCTAAGATTCCCACAACGTTTTTGAAACCTAATTTGTACATGGAAATTACATCAAAGTAACCTTCAACCAATATCACGAAATCATTTTCTTTTATGAATTTTTTGTTTTTATAATATCTGTAAAGTATTTTAGATTTTTTAAAAAATTTATTCTCAGGAGTATTCAGATACTTGGGCGCATTCGTTTCTTCTTCTATTTGTCTACCTGCAAAGCCAACTAATTCTCCAACGT contains:
- the tuf gene encoding elongation factor Tu, yielding MAKEKFVRAKAHMNVGTIGHIDHGKTTLTAAITKALSYKGGADFTPFDMIDKAPEEKARGITISVSHVEYQTEKRHYAHIDCPGHADYIKNMITGAAQMDGAILVVAATDGVMPQTREHVLLARQVNVPAITVFINKVDMVDDEELIDLVEMEVRDLLSSYEFPGDEVPVIRGSALKALEEDNPDGPWTQKIYELMDAVDSYFPDPVREIDKPFLMPIEDIFSITGRGTVVTGRIERGVVHTGDQVEIIGLSYETKKTVVTGVEMFRKILDEGEAGDNVGCLLRGIEKDEVKRGQVLAAPGSITPHKKFKAEVYVLKKEEGGRHTPFTKGYRPQFYIRTADVTGTLVEFSSGAEMVMPGDNINMTVELIYPVALETGMRFAIREGGRTVGAGVVTEIIE
- the fusA gene encoding elongation factor G, which codes for MKERLYPIEKIRNIGIVAHIDAGKTTTTERILFYTGTKHKLGNVDEGTTETDWMDQEKERGITITSAATSAFWKDHRINIIDTPGHVDFTVEVERSLRVLDGAIAVFDAQVGVEPQSETVWRQADRYQVPRIAFMNKMDKIGANFFNAIQTMKDKLGANPIALQVPIGSESDFEGVVDLLTMEALYWKDENGQTIERTSIPDDLIDFCESKREDLIATIAEVDEDIMELYIEEEEIPVDKLKEAIRKSTIQNKIVPVLCGSSFKNKGVQPLLDSVIDYLPSPLDMPPVKAFDGMTGEFVKDVLPSESEDFFALAFKIMADPFIGKLTFARVYSGTLKKGSYVVNTTKNKTERVARLVFLHADKREEVDYIRAGDIVGLIGLKDTSTGDTLSDKECNMVLEKLEFPEPVISVSIEPETKDDEAKLGKALNALTEEDPSLRSFVDHETGETILSGMGELHLDIIIERIKREYKVNVKVGQPRVAYKETIKLPAEAEGKYIRQTGGRGQYGHVKLRVEPLPLNSEKEFEFVDKIVGGVIPKEYIPAIENGVKESMLDGVLLGYPMVAVKVEVFDGSYHEVDSSEMAFKIAASMAFKDAVKKAKPVLLEPVMKVDVTTPEEYMGDIIADLSSRRGRIESFENVGGTNIRVVHAYVPLSELFGYATIMRSLSQGRATSSIQFSHYEEVPEQVTQKLLSRE
- the rpsG gene encoding 30S ribosomal protein S7, coding for MRRRTAEKRDIVPDPVYGDVLLSKFINRLMYDGKKSLAQEIVYSSLQKLAETTKEDPIEAFHKAIDNVKPLVEVRSRRVGGSTYQVPFEVPENRATSLAIRWIVTSAQSKKGRDMISKLSQELIDAYNNTGPSVKKKEDVHRMAEANRAFAHFRW
- the rpsL gene encoding 30S ribosomal protein S12, translated to MPTINQLIRYGRKSVKKKTKSPALRGNPQKRGVCVRVSTMTPKKPNSALRKIARVKLSNGIEVTCYIPGEGHNLQEHSNVLVRGGRVKDLPGVRYKIIRGTLDAAGVEGRKQGRSKYGTKKPKA
- a CDS encoding ATP-dependent helicase, whose protein sequence is MEKNKGNDFLFLGEKNTPKGVQGNTPNGVKERFPSFLENELDEEQKEAVIKSEGRSIIVAGPGSGKTRVITYKIAYLLNNGVEPENILLVTFTRAAAREMIERVKNVTNRNLDKMLAGTFHHVCNSILRKYATILDYKNNFSILDKEDSKDLLKMAKSEYIKEISDNYKLPKEEVIMKIISYSCNTLTSLREAILERAPYLLNFERDIEQIWGIYTQLKKDMNAMDYDDLLVNTLVLFKTHPEVLKKCSSQFKYVLVDEFQDTNKIQIELVEALSSVHGNLIVVGDDSQSIYSFRGALFKNIKDFIEDERTKVFKIQSNYRSTSDIVGFINHLMPSNSVPKVLKPKRKSYLKPFVVETFDDLEQADAVVKIIEDKLKEGLEYKDIAVLYRSHSLSMVLQQKLDSKGIPYRILSGLRFIETAHIKDILAFLKILNNPLDKISWMRVLKLFPGIGNKTATRIYEELETKINEEQDNISNILKETEINKFKTPLELLTKLFEKKESTPDELIDIVYQDFYQEYSFLTFTDSKSRNMDIERFSEIASRYDSVSAFIEDLTLSEEIGVMAPSRDKDENKLTLTTVHGAKGLEWKVVILISVNPGDFPNGLAIKEQKLEEEERLFYVAITRAKNELYILKQLTGTTNPYLKNSFYFVKKENDFIKKIPEEMVNLLRINYK
- the rpoD gene encoding RNA polymerase sigma factor RpoD, encoding MEKLKNKVDFSELIEEIEKIEIVDQDKIRVKRDKECYIEELEKGLENLVKIAKKKNNTITYQDIDECIPHNLSDVIDGNFLEKIYEKLESEGIEIIESSQEDQVQQEEEFFNEDLEELFQERESQIFDNSAVNEPIKIYLREIGGIKLLTPSRERQLAIRAKKGDKKAKDELVKANLRLVISIAKRYMGRGLTFLDLIQEGNIGLIRAVEKFDWKRGFKFSTYATWWVRQAITRAIADQARTIRIPVHLVETINRMNIVIRKHLQETGEYPTTEKLAELLDKPLEKMDEILLATKEIISVDAPISGSDDEDAYIGDFLEDSEADQPEEIAVRMILKEEIEKVLESLRPKEATVLKMRYGLLDGKMKTLEEVGSFFNVTRERIRQIEVKALRKLRHPSRSLQLKEISDMIEKKMYDI
- the dnaG gene encoding DNA primase; this encodes MIDEIKSKVDIVDFVNSYLSLSKRGKNYTALCPFHAEDTPSFYIFPETQTFHCFGCGAHGDVITFLEKYEQISFLDALKKIATYAGIELDINQKEEPVEITFNEEVSKLYTSNLLNLSSNHKLWQYLKKREINRELVEEFELGFATGQEIQKVIEDNLFDKDIAKNTGLLINGDKEFFYNRLIIPIRNNVGELVGFAGRQIEEETNAPKYLNTPENKFFKKSKILYRYYKNKKFIKENDFVILVEGYFDVISMYKLGFKNVVGILGSAFTKDHALELLKATNKVVTMYDMDESGRKATLSTIDALFAKDFQIAVSKYPAKDPDELTKKHDNKYIAEILKSSYKFHEFIVDYYAEKYDLSNEFALEKYLKEMSRWYKKIEDVGRISYLQGFIENISKKTGKGTEYIQKILERTSALIPESSASSESYSQSKDTVYVEKDIRHDIAKSYLFLWIKYPQYREILKNNFSEEDFSNKLLKEFFTLTSQNSDIGYLLENSSKELSDLIVEVWKIEYFFNPERILSSLKESIRRTKINQQIEELKKKLHETKDLSEKTNITSEIIQLYSKLKTIN